The window gtactTCATGAAAGTGGAATCCAcgtttgattaatttttacaaTAGTTTTCGTTcacatttatataaaatttgccaaaaaataaaaggacaTTTTAAATCATGGGTGGATGAAGTATTAATTACCGTCATCAATTTTACTACCTAAAAATGAATTGACATACAATTGTCTAACTTGAACCATACCATTTTCAAAAACTAATTCAATATAAGTGATATTTGTAAAAGGTAaagttgaaacttgaaagcaGTTATTGCGTGCACTTTGCTATTTACAGTTTATTTCACatctaataaataaactactttttcactataaatataatcattaataatatattcatcATATAGTCATTTCATATTCCTCTAACAATTCTATTATTTGTCGTTTTCCATAACAATATGACcgattcatttcatttcagcATAAGTCACGGATTAAGTACGCTCGATAAAGAGAAATATTGTCCcttcacataaaataaatattgtaatgaGACAATTTTTCACAATTGCCATCTGCCAAACTATAATGGACAAAAATTGAAGCGCTTTTTCAACACGctattgttttaaaaaataataaatcatgaaaacatatcatcaaatttattcaaattctaattttattttttgtaattttgattttagttgATAAATTACtcaaaagtttgaatttatttgcatttattcACTGCAAAAAAACTAGTCTATATTACTCtatccgtccctgaaaatttatcatttatttccttttccgCCGTCCCTAAAAGTTtgttacattttatttttactgaTTGGTAGTAGACCTCATACTCCACTAACCTATTCAGTATTCtcagtcacattttattataaaacttatatataaaaacttttttagcacactttctattacattttttaaaacaattaacgtatcaaatggtgacaaattataaagACCAGATAGagtattactaatatttttcattccaATGGTgttcacataaaattttatgactatcatatcatatacaatatcaacaaaaattcattggaaaataataacaaataaatttaaaattcatgatttttaccTATGATCATTAAAATTACCATTTGCCTAAACTTTCtgattttttggtatttttatttaataaagtagtatgatttatttttcactaatcATATCTGAactaggagtattttttttatttatctttacaTTATCAATTTCACGTTAggataaacttttttttatggacaaagataattgaaattaaaggtGGATagaatattactccattattcaaattaaatctaaatcaaaataGAGAAACGACATGCCCAACCCACTAACTATTTAGTGGGtctcaaaaaaaaagagcCGTAATCCACCAACTACCTAAGTCTGAGCTGGCAGTGGCATTTAAGTAATTAACTCAAACTCCAGCCCTCAAATCTCAGCTCTATCCTTATTTAAAATCACGCCTTCCTCACCTCTGTCTCCTCAGACCCTCTCCATTTTTCACACACAGTGAAATACATAcactctctctatctctacaTATAAAACATATCTGTAGAAAGAGATAAAACAGAGAGAGAAGATATCTCGAAGCTTTTCCAAAAATGGCGACGCGCTTAGCAATCTGCCTCTGCGCAATTGCCGTTTTCCAGTCATGCCTCGTTGCCGTTACGAGCAAGCAGACCTACATTGTGCAGATGAAGCACCACCTCAAGCCGGCGGACTACGCCACACATTCAGACTGGTACTCCGGCCACCTGCAGGCGCTCACCTCCGCCGAATCCGCCGCCGATTCCATCCTCTACACCTACGACGCCGCCTACCACGGCTTCGCCGCCGCGCTCTCGCCGGAGGAGGCGGAATCGCTGCGGCAATCGGACGCGGTGGTCGGAGTGTACGAGGACACGGTTTACTCGCTCCACACCACCCGCACGCCGGAGTTCCTCGGCCTCGAGGCGGTGGACGGGAAGTGGGCGGGGCACGGCCTCGAGGAGCTCAACCAGGCGTCGCAGGACGTCATCGTCGGCGTCCTGGATACTGGAATTTGGCCGGAGTCGAAGTCGTTTGCCGACGCAGGGATGACGGATGTCCCCGCGCGGTGGCGCGGCGAGTgcgaggcggcggcggatTTTAATCCGAAGATCCATTGCAATAAGAAGCTGATCGGCGCGAGATTCTTCTCGAGAGGCTACAATATGATGGCGGCGGCCGGCGGGaagaaggaatcgaagtcGCCGCGGGATGACGACGGCCACGGCACTCACACCGCCAGCACCGCCGCTGGATCTCTCGTCGGAAACGCCAGCTTGTTAGGGTAACGGATTTATAAATTCAGCTTATAATTTGGATATTATtgtttaattctatttttattatatttatttcaattaatttggatATACTATGTGATTGTTAGctaatttcatgaatttttaatgtaaaattgataaaatagaattgATTTAGGGAAGAAATTGATTGAAATGTTGGTAGTATTAAGCACATATTGATTGTTGATGatcaaaattgagaaaaaaacatATGTATTGAttgtggaagaagaagaaatgttTTCTTATCATTCTCTTTGAACTTACGTTGCTCAGGTACGCCAGCGGCAATGCTCGCGGTATGGCGCCGCACGCGAGGGTGGCTGCTTACCGCGTGTGCTGGTCTTCGGGTTGTCTCGGTTCGGATATCCTCGCAGCGATGGACCGAGCGATCCAGGACGGAGTCGACGTGTTGTCTCTATCCCTCGGAGGCGGATCCGCGCCGTATTCACGCGACACCATCGCCATTGGCGCGTTCGCGGCGATGGAGAAGGGGATTTTCGTGTCCTGCTCAGCCGGGAACAGCGGTCCGGCTAAGGCTTCCTTGGCTAATGTCGCTCCGTGGATAATGACGGTCGGAGCTGGCACGATTGATCGGGACTTTCCTGCTTACGCCACCTTAGGCGATGGCCGGAAATTCACCGGTGTATCGCTGTACAGCGGCCGTGGAATGGGGAGCAAGTTGGTTGAGTTGGTTTACAACAAGGGGACTAACTCCTCCGCTAATTTATGTATGGCCGGCTCGCTCGATCCGACCGCGGTGCGCGGGAAGGTGGTGGTGTGCGACCGGGGGATCAGCGCGAGGGTCGACAAGGGCGCGGTGGTGAAGGAGGCCGGCGGAATCGGGATGATTCTGGCAAACACGGCCGCGAGCGGGGAGGAGCTGGTGGCGGACAGCCACCTCCTCCCGGCCGTGGCCGTCGGGAAGAAGATGGGCGACGTGATCCGGCAGTACGTGAAAACCGCGAAAAATCCGACGGCCGCGCTGAGCTTCGGCGGCACCGTGCTGAACGTGAAGCCCTCCCCGGTGGTGGCGGCGTTCAGCTCCCGCGGCCCGAACATGGTCACGCCCCAGATCCTGAAGCCTGACGTGATCGGGCCGGGCGTGAACATACTTGCCGCGTGGTCCGGGGCAGTGGGCCCCACCGGCCTCGAGAAGGACACTAGGAAGACCCAGTTCAACATCATGTCTGGTGAGTATTTTCCTTCCTTGCATAACGGCTACCTCTTTTATGCCCATCATTATTTGACTGCTTTTGgtactttattattatttttatttggtaaGTGTGATTCAGCAGCAACAAATCTCATGATATTTCTCAATGCTGTTGCCATGATAGTAttaagaaatttgaaatattattaattactctatTGTTTTACTCAGGAGGTGTAACATGTCAAACTTAGTcttgtttgattatttaacTATATACTGTAGTTGGTTCTGTGAATAAGGCAGCCTTTTTACTATTACTTCAATTCATTGGGGCTTGTAGTGGTGCCCCGGGTTTTGAACCGTCGGTTTGTGTTCCGGTCTGAGAAATGTGGAACCGTGACTACTCGACAACCAATTTCCCAATTCCGGTTTTGAACTAATCTTGACCGGTTTTACCTCTTATTTCTatggtttttttttccgaTTTTTCATGGTTTTGGTTCAAATGGGAAGTGTCGGATAACTTCCCGGTCTGGTTAGGTTTTAACCACCGGTCCAGTTTTAACTCGGCATTTACTAGGGGCTTGTTTGTAATAAATAGAGTGTTGACTGGTGATGTTTGTTTCAAAGTTTTTGgtgataattttgaattttgaatatagGATATATCATACATAGGAATAGTGTTGTATTTGCATTAGTGGAGATATCTTCACAAAAAAAGTAACTACATAGATCAACATGAGCTGTAAAGTAAAGGGTGTAACTGAAAATGGTTGAGCTTGAAAATGACATGACTTAGTGTATGTGGTCACattcttataaaataaaaatattcagaCACCCATACCTACCTTTTGTTGAATGATACCTTAGTGCCATTGTCACTACACTGACTTTgtacattatattttgtgacATTGATGTTTCAGGCACATCCATGTCCTGCCCTCACATAAGCGGCTTGGCCGCCCTGCTCAAGGCTGCGCACCCGGCGTGGAGCCCGAGCGCGATCAAGTCGGCCCTGATGACGACGGCGTACACGGTCGACAACTCGAACTCGCCCCTCCGCGACGCTGCCGACTACTCGCTCTCCACGCCGTTGGCGCACGGTGCCGGCCACGTCGACCCTCAGAAGGCGCTCTCGCCCGGGCTCGTGTACGATGCTTCCCCCGATGATTACGTTGCGTTCCTGTGCTCGCTGGGGTACACGGTCGAGATGGTGCAGGTGGTTGCGAAGCGCCCGAACGTGACGTGCGCGAGGAAGTTCCGGGACCCTGGGCAGCTCAACTACCCGTCGTTCTCCGTGCTGTTCGGGAAGTCTAGGGTTGTGCGGTATACTCGCGAGCTGACTAACGTGGATGTGTCCGGGTCCGTGTACAAGGTCGCTGTCGAGGCGCCGAAGAACGTGGTGGTCACCGTGAAGCCCGCGACGCTCGCCTTCAAGAAGGTGGGCGACAAGCTACGCTACACGGTGACCTTTGTCTCGGCCAAGGGGGCGGGGGCTTCGAGGAATGAGTTCGGCTCGATCACTTGGAAGAACGAGCAGCATCAAGTGCGGAGCCCCTTTTCCTACTCGTGGACGCGGGTCTGAGAATGTTGTCGTCCCCAACGACGATGCTCGGATTCCCAGGATCGGATCGGCCAATCATCCTTAGTGGTATCGAAAAACAAGTGTTGTcggaaaaaaaaggaaaagaagaagaagagatggTAGATGGATGATGCGGCGGTTTGGGATGCTGATTTCGTCTGTTAATGTTGCCTTTGGCAGAAGCTGCCTTTGTTTTATGGGATTATAACTATGTTccaatataatttaattaagcttAAGTCATAAAACCACCTAATTCTTGTTGTTGATTTTAACCTTCGAAACGGGAACGAAAATACTACATCGGATTcgaattactaaaaataaaatcaaaatcacaatataGAATTAGACCATGcaaaaaagtagtactccataaaagaCAAATACTACACTATATATAAGAGTTTGAATCGTACATCACTCCTATTTCGTGTATGGTTTGCATTTTGCAATGAGACATAAAATATACATGTAATAAATGGCATTTTTTTGTTACTCTATTTATTTAGTTgaagttatttttttctatattcaaCTAAGGCATATGTAACTCtcaagaataaagtaatatagtGCATGCCTAACTACGAATGCTCAATGATATATTTCGTTATCTTTGGTTGACTGAATCCATTAATCAATACTATAACCCGAAATCCAAGCAAATGGCTATAATAACGATTGTGAATGAAACAATTCGCATATAGCAAGCAAACATGgagtaacaaaaaaaaaatgagggtATTCATCCTCAATTCGATAAATGGGATAGTAATGAATAGCATTGGCTGTGTATGTGTAAGTAGTCATCCACAGACTTGTACgcaatatttattatgatcGTGATAGATatctataaaatttaatcCACACTAACTCCATCGGTCATGCATTCAATAAAGGTCGGCATAGTTGGCTTCTATAAATTGGGGAGTGGTGTTGCAGCGTTTGTGCACACAACATCACCTCAGTTGGCTTCTTCTTTCTATTCGTCACACTCTCTAAGCAGCAACCGCATTGTATCTAACAATGATTCATGGATTTGCTCGTGATTTTATTAAGTGAGATAgttgttttgcttttttttcatGCATGcatcaaatatttcatatggTTATACTCATACTTTTcccataaaatatttgatacaGTGTTGTCAACCGTGCGGAGTATCATTTCGCTAGAAGAAGGGTTCGAGCACCAACTTATATCGGATTTGTTGGGATAAGGGTTCAAGCACCAACTTGTACTCTATATATGAAGCCATGAAATAAGACTTTTTTCCGAACTCTCAATTCGACTCAAATGCTTAAATATAACcttatttagaattttcaagATTAACCAAACGAAGGCATATACTTAATCGTCTACTCCCTCATTCCTTTATAGTcgagtcattttttcatttcggaaAGTTCCCtcaagttgagtcatttccatatatagtaactttttcctttctcttactttattatctctactttattcactttttactttattctctctaccttttttctctttctttacttttttatctatttatttaacacactcaacattcatttcttaaacttcgtgccgaaaagttccgcctcaactatgagagaagggagggagtattattcaattctatttttaacaaattatactaatatcataaaaatagaatcattaggagtagtatatattaatattcgTGACAAATGCAAAATTGCTTCACTTCCTTTTTTTGGTAACCGCGGACTTGAATTGCAGTGCATACGTGGCATTACTAAATTCCACTACTAACTCAATGTACCGATCCGCGGCGAGGCGGTTGTTGCCGGCGGCGATCTGCCGCCGCACTCTCCGATTAGCCTCTCCTTCTCCTTTCTCAGCCCCAATCGCACACCGAGCGGCGTTTTCAGCTGGCGCGGCCGATAACGCTCATAATCACACGCCTGATAACACCGCTGCTTTCAATTCGTCGCCGTCAACAGATCAACGGCGGAACCCTAGAGCCACGGCCAGCCCCAAATCTCACTGGCAGGAAGAGCAAGCTCGCGTTCTTCAGGCCTCGCTCGGCCACGTTGTACGGTCTCCCCCTCCAAATTTATTAGCTCTCTTCATATATCGCGTAATTGTATTATATGCAAATTTGcttttggttttgtttgtgTGCATTATCCTGGTGATTGATTATCATTGTTAATTTGCTGCATGATGATTTAATCGGAGGAAAACAGAAAACTTATTCtcaattttgttaatattgtATTTTCCCTCTGTTTGACATATGTATGCGCATATTGTGTGATTTTATGGAGCAGGTTAGATTAGGATGGACAGAATCTGCAATGGTTGCTGGAGCGAAGGAGGTTGGTGTCTCTCCTTCTATTGTAGGATCTTTTCCTAGAAAGGAAGCTGCTCTTGTTGAGGTATAACTTTTGATCTTTACATCCGTTTGCTTTGGGGCTTTTCATGTATTACCTCCAACTAGAATGGTTGATTGTCATTTCCTTTGCTTTTCTAATTCCAGCATGTTTCCTGCTCAAGGAGTCAAATTAACTGATTGACAATGAATGAATTGTTGATTTAGGAACTTGGAAAAACTGAATTGTTTCTCATCTTTTCTTGACTTTGTATTGAATCTTATATATGGAAAGCAAAGAGTGTGTATGTGTTTTCAATAGTTTGCAACTCCTCACTCAAAATAAGTAATTGGTTGCTCTAAACAGTTATGGTGTTTGTCAATCATAACCAGGTTCTACTCACATCATGTTGATTGACTTATTTTAAGTTGGACAATTGC is drawn from Salvia hispanica cultivar TCC Black 2014 chromosome 6, UniMelb_Shisp_WGS_1.0, whole genome shotgun sequence and contains these coding sequences:
- the LOC125193159 gene encoding subtilisin-like protease SBT1.8; translated protein: MATRLAICLCAIAVFQSCLVAVTSKQTYIVQMKHHLKPADYATHSDWYSGHLQALTSAESAADSILYTYDAAYHGFAAALSPEEAESLRQSDAVVGVYEDTVYSLHTTRTPEFLGLEAVDGKWAGHGLEELNQASQDVIVGVLDTGIWPESKSFADAGMTDVPARWRGECEAAADFNPKIHCNKKLIGARFFSRGYNMMAAAGGKKESKSPRDDDGHGTHTASTAAGSLVGNASLLGYASGNARGMAPHARVAAYRVCWSSGCLGSDILAAMDRAIQDGVDVLSLSLGGGSAPYSRDTIAIGAFAAMEKGIFVSCSAGNSGPAKASLANVAPWIMTVGAGTIDRDFPAYATLGDGRKFTGVSLYSGRGMGSKLVELVYNKGTNSSANLCMAGSLDPTAVRGKVVVCDRGISARVDKGAVVKEAGGIGMILANTAASGEELVADSHLLPAVAVGKKMGDVIRQYVKTAKNPTAALSFGGTVLNVKPSPVVAAFSSRGPNMVTPQILKPDVIGPGVNILAAWSGAVGPTGLEKDTRKTQFNIMSGTSMSCPHISGLAALLKAAHPAWSPSAIKSALMTTAYTVDNSNSPLRDAADYSLSTPLAHGAGHVDPQKALSPGLVYDASPDDYVAFLCSLGYTVEMVQVVAKRPNVTCARKFRDPGQLNYPSFSVLFGKSRVVRYTRELTNVDVSGSVYKVAVEAPKNVVVTVKPATLAFKKVGDKLRYTVTFVSAKGAGASRNEFGSITWKNEQHQVRSPFSYSWTRV